A genomic region of Friedmanniella luteola contains the following coding sequences:
- the rpoZ gene encoding DNA-directed RNA polymerase subunit omega, with protein sequence MTVHPVAEGITNPPIDELLTRSDSKYKLVLFAAKRARQINAYYSQLGEGLLDHVGPLVETGPQEKPLSIALREVNAGKLNCIDIDPDAEEAEQAAPQGPTLVEPA encoded by the coding sequence GTGACTGTCCACCCCGTCGCCGAAGGCATCACCAACCCGCCGATCGACGAGCTGCTCACCCGTTCGGACTCCAAGTACAAGCTGGTGCTGTTCGCGGCCAAGCGCGCCCGCCAGATCAACGCCTACTACTCCCAGCTGGGCGAGGGCCTCCTCGACCACGTCGGCCCGCTGGTCGAGACCGGCCCGCAGGAGAAGCCGCTCTCCATCGCCCTGCGCGAGGTGAACGCCGGCAAGCTCAACTGCATCGACATCGACCCGGACGCCGAGGAGGCCGAGCAGGCCGCG